In Methanomassiliicoccus sp., one DNA window encodes the following:
- a CDS encoding DNA-3-methyladenine glycosylase 2 family protein, whose amino-acid sequence MKVPLLDLRSTLDNGQVFRWSREGDWWKGVVGSRPVRLLQEGDRLRVDGDVSTAFLRRYLRLDDDLEAIYEDISRDRCISAIIDRFRGMRLIRQEVWECSASYLLASYSNVPRIKKMIEALCRTYGRRLPDGQYAFPTPEEIAEGAGDIGTCRLGYRADWIRCYARAVRDGEFDLEHLQGLAYEEAISYLKRAKGIGDKVADCIALFSLDHLQACPVDVRIARAMKEIYGVSGSYKKVSEHARRHFGRYAGYAQEYLYIAEDRENKRERAPMPSCRSSST is encoded by the coding sequence ATGAAGGTTCCCCTGCTCGACCTGAGGTCCACCCTGGACAACGGCCAGGTGTTCCGATGGTCCCGGGAGGGCGACTGGTGGAAGGGCGTGGTGGGCTCCAGGCCCGTACGTCTTCTTCAGGAGGGCGACCGACTGCGCGTCGATGGGGACGTCAGCACCGCCTTTCTGCGCCGCTATCTCCGTCTGGACGATGACCTGGAGGCCATTTACGAGGACATTTCCCGGGACCGGTGCATATCCGCCATCATCGACCGCTTCCGGGGAATGCGGCTGATCCGCCAGGAGGTGTGGGAGTGCTCGGCCTCTTACCTTCTGGCGTCCTACTCCAATGTGCCCCGCATCAAGAAGATGATCGAGGCCCTGTGCCGCACCTACGGGCGTCGGCTCCCCGACGGCCAGTATGCTTTCCCGACGCCGGAGGAGATAGCGGAGGGGGCCGGGGACATCGGCACCTGCCGGCTGGGCTACCGCGCGGACTGGATAAGGTGCTATGCCCGCGCCGTCAGGGACGGGGAGTTCGACCTGGAGCACCTTCAGGGGCTGGCGTACGAGGAAGCAATAAGCTACCTGAAGAGAGCAAAGGGTATCGGAGACAAGGTCGCGGACTGCATTGCCCTGTTCTCACTTGACCATCTGCAAGCATGCCCGGTGGACGTCCGCATCGCCCGGGCCATGAAAGAGATCTATGGGGTCTCCGGGAGCTACAAGAAGGTGAGCGAGCATGCCCGGCGGCATTTCGGTAGGTATGCCGGTTATGCCCAGGAGTACCTGTACATCGCCGAGGACCGGGAGAACAAGAGAGAGCGGGCGCCTATGCCCTCGTGTCGTTCGTCGAGCACGTAG
- a CDS encoding transcriptional regulator, whose protein sequence is MKIPCELIVWYVLPSIRRELARELVEKHRFTQAEVARRFGVTDAAISQYLKSKRGTNRELEGSGKYEEFREEIARSAQRIVAGSDIVTETCRVCDMVKRSGMLVKVYETHTGIKAPECVCTTCSTNDTRA, encoded by the coding sequence ATGAAGATCCCCTGCGAGCTTATTGTCTGGTATGTACTCCCATCAATAAGACGCGAGCTGGCGAGGGAGCTTGTGGAGAAGCACAGGTTCACCCAGGCGGAGGTGGCTAGGCGTTTCGGGGTCACTGACGCCGCCATATCCCAGTATCTGAAGTCCAAGAGAGGGACCAACAGGGAGCTGGAGGGAAGCGGGAAGTACGAGGAGTTCCGCGAGGAGATCGCCCGCTCCGCCCAGCGCATCGTGGCCGGCTCCGACATCGTGACCGAGACCTGCCGGGTATGCGACATGGTGAAGCGCAGCGGGATGCTCGTGAAGGTCTACGAGACCCATACGGGGATAAAGGCGCCCGAGTGCGTGTGCACTACGTGCTCGACGAACGACACGAGGGCATAG
- a CDS encoding zinc ribbon domain-containing protein, with translation MARGDGLSGTATNDQIEDDFEFDCPECGTHIHGEVDHCPKCGVEFVIEEVADIECPHCHATISGESVTCPECGRDIDLTEPTPEPEPAPAPLPPAPAPPVNAPPVSSPPPAAPEPAAVPEAESPDKIKAAKEKEMKEEFSDLVNEVGPLLTLAKDYSIDTTATRRLIDKAVALGKRREIEPAVETMRECRGMLERVITDRLERDIMYLENLEDVARKMGSDHETISSNIVESKDRLAEKDYAAALELARSGKHQAEVLTGKYVEAHELYESLEKLILNSERFYLDVRESRKLLNEARDAGETGDWNTMGILSRKGREELNRALPDMLAEELRKAKQSLLEAKSKGKDVTLMVKLLKDAGVSMKRGRHEEVLDRLIEFRAEEKKL, from the coding sequence TTGGCCAGAGGTGATGGTCTGTCAGGTACCGCCACTAACGATCAGATCGAGGACGATTTCGAGTTCGATTGCCCGGAGTGCGGGACGCATATCCATGGAGAGGTGGACCACTGCCCCAAGTGCGGCGTGGAGTTCGTGATAGAAGAGGTCGCGGACATCGAGTGCCCCCATTGTCACGCAACGATATCGGGGGAGAGCGTGACCTGCCCGGAGTGCGGCCGCGACATCGACCTGACAGAGCCGACCCCTGAGCCCGAGCCGGCACCGGCCCCGCTGCCCCCGGCTCCTGCCCCCCCTGTGAACGCTCCACCTGTGAGCTCTCCTCCTCCCGCGGCGCCGGAACCGGCGGCGGTCCCAGAGGCCGAATCTCCGGATAAGATCAAGGCGGCCAAGGAGAAGGAGATGAAGGAGGAGTTCTCCGACCTTGTCAACGAGGTCGGTCCCCTGTTGACCCTGGCCAAGGATTACTCCATAGACACCACGGCCACGCGCAGGCTCATAGATAAGGCCGTGGCCCTGGGAAAGCGCCGGGAGATAGAGCCGGCGGTGGAGACGATGCGGGAGTGCCGGGGAATGCTGGAGCGTGTGATCACCGACAGGCTGGAACGGGACATAATGTACCTGGAGAACCTGGAGGACGTGGCCCGCAAGATGGGCTCCGACCACGAGACCATCTCCAGCAACATCGTCGAATCAAAGGACAGGTTGGCGGAGAAGGATTACGCCGCGGCGTTAGAACTGGCACGCTCGGGGAAGCACCAGGCCGAGGTCCTCACAGGGAAGTACGTCGAAGCCCACGAGCTGTACGAGTCCCTGGAAAAGCTGATCCTCAATTCAGAGCGCTTCTACCTTGACGTCAGGGAGTCGCGCAAGCTCCTCAATGAGGCCCGGGACGCGGGGGAGACCGGGGACTGGAACACCATGGGCATCCTCTCCCGCAAGGGAAGGGAGGAGCTGAACAGGGCCCTGCCGGACATGCTCGCGGAGGAGCTGCGCAAGGCCAAGCAATCTCTCCTGGAGGCTAAATCCAAGGGCAAGGACGTCACCTTAATGGTGAAGCTCCTGAAGGACGCGGGCGTGTCCATGAAGAGGGGACGCCACGAAGAGGTCCTGGACCGCCTTATCGAGTTCCGTGCGGAAGAGAAGAAGCTGTGA
- the gyrB gene encoding DNA topoisomerase (ATP-hydrolyzing) subunit B, producing the protein MSMEDSNYGADKIQVLEGLQAVRKRPGMYIGSTDARGLHHLIYEVVDNSIDEVMAGFCTKIDITINADGSVTVSDDGRGIPTGIHEKYGRPAVELVVTTLHAGGKFDRKSYKVSGGLHGVGLSVVNALSEYLETTVRREGHVHQMRCERGILVSPLKVIGETTDTGTQQHFRPDPEIFESLDFDADTVAHHLQDLAYLNGGVRITFRDLRPGREREDFFHAEGGIVEFVQHLNKNKVAMHERPIFLTCEREDVMVEVAMQYTDAYSESVFSYVNNINTMEGGTHLMGFRSALTRSINEYAKRNKLLKENEENLSGEDVREGLTAILSVKIPEPQFEGQTKTKLGNSEVKGIVDSCVYEKFNQFLDESPKVAEACIKRSILAFQAREAARKARELTRRKGFLEGSGLPGKLADCQEKDPAKSELYIVEGNSAGGCFSGDTKVALADGRDLSFVEMVAEQAEGKEHFCYTIRHDGKIGIERAIHARVTKRNVDVVKITLDNGESVECTPDHRFMLRDGKYRQANDLRTGDSLMPLYRKVSDKAEKGITIDGYEMVFDAYSESWLFTHMIADWYNLWQGSYTDTEGEHCHHVDFNKRNNNPTNLIRMTKEEHLSLHRAHVGKTLHTSETKEKCRANKKTEEFRSAMSDRMRMPETSQILSRNAKAQWSDSKYKTYMGTKWRSYYESNLEYQLQNAQQLMKAQQEYWGKEEHRREQSEKKKAYFVEHPEIRSVLSSIAKDQWKDPALLRWRRETTKAQWTPEFRERRRRALEDTYYRKTMSALNLFLDTNGGLDVKAYSEYRLKLRDRSLLRYDKFCHRYFNGNMKMLYDALANFNHKVVSVQTSGKKVDVYDIEVPNSHNFALASGVFVHNSAKQGRNREFQAILPLRGKILNVEKSRMDKILKNAEIRNLITAIGAGVGADFDVSKVRYHKIVIMTDADVDGAHISTLLLTLFFRYMRPLIDSGYVYLAMPPLYKVSKGNSKEIYAYNDRELAAAMEKLGKGANIQRYKGLGEMNPTQLWETTMDPAVRSFKKVTIEDAVRADELFTILMGDQVAPRKDFITSHAKEVENLDI; encoded by the coding sequence ATTTCAATGGAAGATAGCAATTATGGGGCAGACAAGATCCAGGTGTTGGAAGGTCTGCAAGCGGTCAGGAAGAGGCCCGGCATGTACATCGGCTCCACCGATGCCCGGGGGCTTCATCATCTCATTTACGAGGTCGTCGATAACAGCATCGACGAGGTGATGGCCGGCTTCTGTACGAAGATCGACATCACCATCAACGCTGACGGTAGCGTCACGGTGTCCGATGATGGTAGGGGCATACCTACCGGCATCCACGAGAAGTACGGCCGCCCGGCCGTGGAATTGGTGGTGACCACCCTGCACGCCGGGGGCAAGTTCGACCGCAAGAGCTACAAGGTGTCGGGCGGCCTGCACGGCGTCGGCCTGTCGGTGGTGAACGCTCTCTCGGAGTACCTCGAGACCACCGTGAGGAGGGAGGGACACGTGCACCAGATGAGGTGCGAGCGTGGAATATTGGTCTCTCCCCTGAAGGTCATCGGGGAGACTACAGATACGGGGACGCAGCAGCACTTCCGTCCGGACCCCGAGATCTTCGAGAGCCTCGACTTCGACGCGGACACCGTGGCCCACCACCTCCAGGACCTCGCCTACCTGAACGGCGGGGTCAGGATCACCTTCCGCGACCTCCGTCCGGGCAGGGAGAGGGAGGACTTTTTCCACGCCGAGGGCGGCATCGTGGAGTTCGTCCAGCATCTGAACAAGAACAAGGTGGCCATGCACGAGCGTCCGATCTTCCTCACCTGCGAGCGCGAGGACGTCATGGTGGAGGTGGCCATGCAGTACACCGACGCGTACTCCGAGAGCGTGTTCTCCTACGTCAACAACATCAACACCATGGAGGGCGGGACCCACCTCATGGGCTTCCGCTCCGCGCTCACGCGCAGCATCAACGAGTACGCCAAGAGGAACAAGCTCCTCAAGGAGAACGAGGAGAACCTCAGCGGGGAGGACGTCCGCGAGGGTCTGACGGCCATACTTAGCGTGAAGATACCGGAGCCGCAGTTCGAGGGCCAGACCAAGACCAAGCTGGGCAACAGCGAGGTCAAGGGCATCGTCGATTCCTGCGTCTACGAGAAGTTCAACCAGTTCCTGGACGAGAGCCCCAAGGTGGCCGAGGCGTGCATAAAGAGGTCCATACTGGCGTTCCAGGCCAGGGAGGCGGCGCGGAAGGCCAGGGAGCTCACCCGCCGCAAGGGGTTCCTCGAGGGAAGCGGTCTCCCGGGCAAGCTGGCCGACTGCCAGGAGAAGGACCCCGCCAAGTCGGAGCTCTATATCGTAGAGGGTAACAGTGCGGGTGGCTGCTTCTCCGGCGATACGAAGGTGGCACTGGCCGATGGCAGGGACCTCAGCTTTGTGGAAATGGTCGCCGAGCAGGCTGAGGGCAAGGAACATTTCTGCTACACCATTCGTCATGATGGAAAGATCGGGATCGAAAGAGCGATCCACGCTCGGGTCACAAAGAGGAACGTCGATGTGGTGAAGATTACGCTCGATAACGGCGAGAGCGTCGAATGCACGCCCGACCATCGCTTCATGCTTCGTGACGGTAAGTATCGCCAAGCGAACGACCTTCGTACCGGCGACTCTCTCATGCCTTTGTATAGGAAGGTCTCGGACAAGGCCGAGAAGGGCATAACTATCGACGGTTATGAGATGGTTTTTGATGCCTACTCGGAATCCTGGCTGTTCACACATATGATAGCAGACTGGTACAATTTATGGCAGGGGAGCTATACCGATACTGAGGGCGAGCATTGCCACCATGTGGACTTCAACAAGCGCAATAACAACCCCACCAACTTGATTCGGATGACCAAGGAAGAACACCTCTCCTTACATCGTGCCCATGTAGGGAAAACCCTGCATACCTCGGAGACAAAGGAAAAGTGCAGAGCCAATAAAAAGACTGAAGAATTCCGCTCCGCCATGAGTGACAGGATGAGGATGCCTGAGACAAGCCAGATATTATCTAGGAATGCAAAGGCACAGTGGTCTGATAGCAAATATAAAACATATATGGGAACTAAATGGCGTAGTTATTACGAGTCAAATCTGGAGTATCAGCTACAAAACGCTCAGCAGCTCATGAAGGCTCAGCAAGAGTACTGGGGGAAGGAAGAGCATAGACGAGAGCAATCGGAAAAGAAGAAAGCATACTTTGTAGAGCACCCAGAAATTAGGAGTGTACTATCCTCAATCGCAAAGGACCAATGGAAAGATCCTGCATTGTTAAGGTGGAGGAGGGAGACCACCAAGGCTCAATGGACACCTGAGTTCAGAGAGAGAAGGAGAAGGGCTCTCGAGGACACATATTACCGAAAGACGATGAGTGCCCTTAATCTATTCTTGGATACCAATGGTGGGTTGGATGTTAAAGCATATAGCGAATATAGATTGAAATTGCGTGATAGGTCTCTACTCAGGTACGATAAATTTTGTCATCGTTACTTTAATGGAAATATGAAAATGCTGTATGATGCGCTCGCCAATTTCAACCATAAAGTGGTCTCTGTACAGACCTCTGGTAAGAAAGTTGACGTCTATGACATCGAGGTGCCTAACAGCCATAACTTCGCCCTCGCTTCAGGGGTCTTCGTTCACAACAGCGCCAAGCAGGGCCGCAACCGCGAGTTCCAGGCCATCCTGCCGCTGAGAGGCAAGATCCTGAACGTGGAGAAGTCCCGGATGGACAAGATCCTCAAGAACGCGGAGATCAGGAACCTCATCACCGCCATCGGAGCGGGGGTGGGCGCGGATTTCGACGTCTCCAAGGTGAGGTATCACAAGATCGTCATCATGACCGATGCCGATGTCGACGGCGCCCACATCTCCACGCTGTTGCTGACCCTGTTCTTCAGGTACATGCGCCCCCTCATCGACAGCGGCTACGTCTACCTGGCCATGCCCCCTCTGTACAAGGTCTCGAAGGGCAACAGCAAGGAGATCTACGCTTACAACGATCGGGAGCTGGCCGCGGCCATGGAGAAACTGGGAAAGGGGGCCAACATCCAGAGATACAAGGGCCTGGGTGAAATGAACCCCACTCAGCTCTGGGAGACGACCATGGACCCCGCGGTCCGGTCTTTCAAGAAGGTGACCATCGAGGATGCAGTCCGCGCGGACGAGCTGTTCACCATCCTCATGGGCGACCAGGTTGCTCCGAGAAAGGACTTCATCACCTCGCACGCGAAGGAAGTGGAGAACCTGGACATTTAG
- the thiC gene encoding phosphomethylpyrimidine synthase ThiC, translated as MVVSVEPYVEQIKEVARKEGLEESVLARRVREGRVVIPFNPVHGPRACGIGEGLSVKVNVNVGTSRDRVEVEEELEKVRLSMEYGADAIMDLSTGGDIDAIRRKIIASCPLPVGTVPIYQTGLRMARQGALVDMDEDDIFNGIVQHAKDGVDFMTVHCGITKEAVERLKRTPRVTDVVSRGGSFLVAWILHNGEENPLYRSFDYLLDLAKEHQFALSLGDGFRPGCIHDATDAAQVQELLNLGELVRRSRQAGVQTMVEGPGHVPIDQIAANVRLEKSVCDGAPFYVLGPLVTDIAPGYDHITGAIGGAIAAYHGADFLCYVTPAEHLSLPTPQDVKEGLIASKIAAHAADVARGRGRDRDLRMSTARKALDWPGMYREAIDEKKAREYRARGTTEESEGCSMCGDVCAIKIVKEYLKRE; from the coding sequence ATGGTCGTTTCGGTCGAACCCTACGTGGAGCAGATCAAGGAGGTGGCCCGCAAGGAGGGGCTTGAGGAGAGCGTACTCGCCCGGCGGGTCCGGGAGGGGAGGGTGGTCATCCCGTTCAACCCCGTGCACGGTCCCCGAGCCTGTGGTATAGGGGAGGGTCTGAGCGTCAAGGTGAACGTCAACGTGGGCACGTCCCGAGACCGCGTGGAAGTGGAGGAGGAACTGGAGAAGGTCCGCCTGTCCATGGAGTACGGCGCCGATGCCATCATGGACCTGAGCACCGGCGGGGACATCGACGCCATCCGCCGGAAGATCATCGCCTCCTGCCCTCTTCCCGTGGGCACCGTGCCCATCTACCAGACGGGGCTGAGGATGGCCCGCCAGGGGGCGCTGGTGGACATGGACGAGGACGACATCTTCAACGGCATCGTGCAGCACGCCAAGGACGGTGTGGACTTCATGACGGTGCACTGCGGGATCACCAAGGAGGCCGTGGAGCGATTGAAGCGCACCCCCCGGGTCACCGATGTGGTCTCCCGGGGCGGGTCCTTCCTGGTGGCGTGGATCCTGCACAACGGGGAGGAGAACCCCCTCTACCGGAGCTTCGATTACCTCCTGGACCTGGCCAAGGAGCACCAGTTCGCCCTGTCCCTGGGGGACGGTTTCCGGCCCGGGTGTATACATGATGCCACCGACGCGGCGCAGGTGCAGGAGCTACTGAACCTGGGGGAGCTGGTGAGGCGCAGCCGCCAGGCCGGGGTGCAGACCATGGTGGAGGGCCCGGGTCATGTGCCCATCGACCAGATCGCCGCCAACGTCCGCCTGGAGAAGAGCGTGTGCGACGGCGCCCCCTTCTACGTGCTCGGTCCCCTGGTCACCGACATCGCCCCAGGGTACGACCACATCACCGGGGCCATCGGGGGGGCCATCGCCGCCTACCACGGCGCGGACTTCCTGTGCTATGTCACCCCCGCCGAGCACCTCTCCCTCCCCACGCCCCAGGACGTCAAGGAGGGGCTGATCGCCAGCAAGATCGCCGCCCACGCCGCGGACGTGGCCCGGGGCCGGGGGCGGGACCGGGACCTTCGGATGTCCACCGCCCGCAAGGCGCTGGACTGGCCGGGCATGTACCGCGAGGCCATCGATGAGAAGAAGGCCAGGGAGTACCGCGCCCGGGGGACCACCGAGGAGAGCGAGGGGTGCTCGATGTGCGGTGATGTGTGCGCCATCAAGATAGTCAAGGAGTACCTGAAAAGGGAGTGA
- a CDS encoding class I SAM-dependent methyltransferase yields the protein MRTPRKGESSFDASDTSADVENLDLYEASAKYYDIWHEDYQEDVRFYLKLADRTGGPILEGMSGTGRILLPFARAGYEITGVDRSTAMMDNCATKLYLEDVDVQQRVDIIQGDIRDIKLDRKFKLAFIPYNSFLHLLEVKDQETALTNIRDHLEDGGLFAFVVFSPRLDRPEHLLRHRGTRLTKQGEIISWFESQIFDQPNQRTMVTYFYDISRQDGTLRRVTSVFTLRYLFHREALELLDRCGFDVQEVYGDYEGGPYKATSELMMFVARKKG from the coding sequence ATGAGGACGCCAAGAAAAGGAGAGAGTTCCTTCGACGCATCGGATACAAGCGCTGATGTTGAGAACCTGGACCTGTACGAGGCCTCGGCCAAGTACTACGATATCTGGCACGAGGACTATCAGGAGGACGTGAGGTTCTATCTGAAGCTGGCCGATAGGACCGGAGGACCTATCCTGGAGGGCATGAGCGGCACCGGCCGCATCCTCCTTCCCTTCGCCCGCGCAGGATATGAGATCACCGGCGTGGACCGCAGCACCGCCATGATGGACAACTGCGCGACCAAGCTCTACCTCGAGGACGTCGATGTGCAGCAGCGCGTCGACATCATCCAGGGAGATATCAGGGACATCAAGCTGGACCGCAAGTTCAAGCTGGCCTTCATACCGTACAACTCCTTCCTTCACCTCCTGGAGGTCAAGGACCAGGAGACGGCGCTGACCAATATCCGCGATCACCTCGAGGACGGGGGCCTGTTCGCGTTCGTGGTGTTCTCCCCGCGCCTGGACCGGCCCGAGCACCTGCTGCGGCACCGCGGGACCAGGCTCACCAAGCAGGGCGAGATCATCTCCTGGTTCGAGTCCCAGATATTCGACCAGCCCAACCAGAGGACGATGGTCACCTACTTCTACGACATCTCCCGTCAGGACGGCACCCTGCGGCGGGTGACCTCCGTGTTCACCCTCCGCTACCTCTTTCACCGCGAGGCCCTGGAGCTTCTGGACCGATGCGGCTTCGATGTCCAGGAGGTCTACGGGGATTACGAGGGGGGACCCTACAAGGCCACCAGCGAGCTCATGATGTTCGTAGCCAGGAAGAAAGGATGA
- a CDS encoding DUF835 domain-containing protein, translated as MVAVLLELGVPQGQVVSRWKGGEGILREALGRVKAASFTGYLKISLSKEGDRSEALLSFASGAPTFCLNVFQPYGMEEIWFLGDRATEYMFADAAQPEAVITLHGDVNLRDFEQLFPKARIKKLEAPRRPMPPAEIRQEKLRGEQGGGQRGADLLGSSATEDADRKKVDQQAKGVYDLILQYHKMRSNVTSGGTCERCGGPVDLLGYCPKCAPGEGEPPEVLIPRMDPRFTFDSFVVGSGSRFAEAAARAVAADPGYLYNPLFIHGRTGLGKTHLLQSIGHLLKGIDASLSVTYLPLESLDEEYLQSIGNRYEGPRQELEQTGLLLIDDLQYLSGKDRVQEELLKVINKLVPTGIQIVITADRAPREIPALLERLTSRVESGLVVDIGPLDHPSRLAILQRLASDAELEIPDDVMAFVAERCPDNVRQLEGGMNRVLAFASLMRSEITLDIAREVLGTEKAVPHVRKARLEEHRSYVVEESRPELTYELMAAKLDEGYRGLVFSRSNPNSVREKIPGRKAEIYWLTEHESKKVKTVPPSLEKIVMLSEEHMRLDGPSIVVLDDLHYLISNATFEGVVRFLRAMVDTVSERQAIFVVSISPESLRLQERSIIERELESVRP; from the coding sequence TTGGTAGCCGTGCTTCTGGAACTGGGTGTACCGCAGGGACAGGTCGTCTCCCGTTGGAAGGGAGGTGAAGGTATCTTAAGAGAAGCACTGGGCCGTGTGAAGGCCGCCTCGTTCACAGGGTACCTTAAGATCAGCCTGTCCAAGGAGGGCGACCGCTCGGAGGCTTTGCTCTCCTTCGCCAGCGGGGCGCCCACCTTCTGCCTCAACGTCTTCCAGCCCTATGGCATGGAGGAGATATGGTTCCTGGGGGACAGGGCCACGGAGTACATGTTCGCGGACGCGGCCCAGCCCGAGGCGGTCATCACCCTGCACGGCGACGTCAACCTGCGGGACTTCGAGCAGTTGTTCCCCAAGGCCCGGATCAAGAAGCTGGAGGCCCCCCGGAGGCCCATGCCGCCGGCCGAGATCCGACAGGAGAAGCTGCGCGGGGAGCAGGGCGGAGGGCAGCGGGGGGCGGACCTCCTGGGCTCGTCGGCAACTGAGGATGCCGACCGCAAGAAGGTGGACCAGCAGGCCAAGGGCGTGTACGACCTGATCCTACAGTACCACAAGATGCGCTCCAACGTGACCAGCGGAGGAACGTGCGAGAGATGCGGTGGACCGGTGGACCTCCTGGGTTACTGCCCCAAGTGCGCGCCGGGCGAGGGCGAGCCGCCTGAGGTGCTGATACCGAGGATGGACCCGCGGTTCACCTTCGACTCGTTCGTGGTGGGGAGCGGGTCCCGCTTCGCGGAGGCGGCGGCGCGCGCGGTCGCCGCCGATCCAGGCTATCTGTACAATCCCCTCTTCATCCACGGCAGGACGGGGCTGGGCAAGACCCATCTCCTCCAGTCCATCGGGCACCTGCTGAAGGGCATCGACGCCAGCTTGAGCGTGACCTACCTGCCTCTGGAGTCCCTGGACGAGGAGTATCTGCAGTCCATCGGCAACCGCTATGAGGGCCCCAGGCAGGAGCTGGAGCAGACCGGCCTGCTGCTGATAGACGACCTCCAGTACCTCTCGGGAAAGGACCGGGTGCAGGAGGAGCTGCTGAAGGTCATCAACAAGCTGGTGCCCACAGGGATACAGATCGTCATCACCGCCGACCGCGCCCCGCGGGAGATCCCCGCGCTGTTGGAGAGGCTGACCTCTAGGGTGGAGTCGGGCCTGGTGGTGGACATCGGGCCCCTGGACCATCCCAGCAGGCTGGCCATCCTCCAGAGGCTGGCCAGCGATGCTGAGCTGGAGATCCCCGACGATGTCATGGCCTTCGTGGCCGAGAGGTGCCCGGACAATGTGCGACAGCTCGAGGGAGGCATGAACCGCGTCCTCGCGTTCGCCTCCCTCATGCGCTCCGAGATCACCCTGGACATAGCGCGTGAGGTGCTGGGGACCGAGAAGGCCGTTCCCCACGTCCGGAAGGCCAGGCTGGAGGAGCACCGCTCCTATGTGGTGGAGGAGTCCCGACCCGAGCTCACCTACGAGCTGATGGCCGCCAAGCTGGACGAAGGCTACCGGGGCCTGGTGTTCAGCCGCAGCAACCCCAACTCGGTGCGGGAGAAGATCCCTGGCCGAAAGGCGGAGATCTACTGGCTGACTGAGCATGAGTCCAAGAAGGTCAAGACCGTGCCCCCTTCGTTGGAGAAGATAGTCATGCTATCGGAGGAGCATATGCGCCTGGACGGTCCCTCGATCGTGGTCCTGGACGATCTTCACTACCTGATAAGCAACGCCACCTTCGAGGGCGTAGTGAGGTTCCTGCGGGCCATGGTGGACACGGTCTCGGAGCGCCAGGCCATCTTCGTGGTGTCCATCAGCCCGGAGAGCCTCAGGCTCCAGGAGCGCTCGATCATCGAGCGGGAGCTGGAGTCGGTGCGGCCGTGA
- a CDS encoding TIM barrel protein → MIYFGPAGYPPGSKGAVKAVENVKALGLDALEVQFGRGVNLSVEKAQELAPRARELGISLSAHAPYYINFNSDKEGKAKSEDWLIRSLRSADAFGGRIVVVHAASYMGRKPEAATAAVVESLKRVRKVATDEGLSPIIGLEIMGKTGSWGTFEEIADVMAEIEGAEPVPDFAHIHARGQGCLRTREDFKAALEAGLDMIPGRLHCHFSCIEYTAKGEKRHLLLEAKEPDFSLLSGLLRECGRDVTIISETPDPSGDAVRMKSMLDG, encoded by the coding sequence ATGATATACTTCGGTCCTGCGGGTTACCCTCCGGGAAGCAAGGGTGCGGTCAAGGCCGTGGAGAACGTCAAGGCCCTGGGCCTCGACGCCCTGGAGGTCCAGTTCGGACGGGGAGTGAACCTCAGCGTGGAGAAGGCCCAGGAACTGGCGCCGCGGGCGAGGGAGCTGGGCATATCGCTAAGCGCCCATGCCCCGTACTACATCAACTTCAACTCCGACAAGGAGGGCAAGGCCAAGAGCGAGGATTGGCTCATCCGGTCCCTGCGCTCCGCCGATGCCTTCGGTGGACGCATCGTGGTGGTGCATGCCGCCTCCTACATGGGACGAAAACCGGAGGCCGCGACCGCCGCCGTGGTGGAAAGCCTCAAGCGGGTGCGGAAGGTGGCAACGGACGAGGGCCTGAGCCCCATCATCGGCCTGGAGATCATGGGCAAGACGGGCAGTTGGGGGACCTTCGAGGAGATCGCCGATGTCATGGCCGAGATCGAGGGGGCGGAGCCGGTCCCGGACTTCGCCCACATCCATGCCCGGGGGCAGGGATGCCTGCGCACCAGGGAGGACTTCAAGGCAGCCCTGGAGGCTGGTCTGGACATGATCCCGGGGAGGCTGCACTGCCACTTCAGCTGTATCGAGTACACGGCGAAGGGGGAGAAACGCCACCTGCTCTTGGAGGCCAAGGAACCGGACTTCTCCCTGCTGAGCGGCCTGCTGCGGGAGTGCGGGAGGGACGTCACCATAATCTCTGAGACGCCTGATCCCTCGGGCGATGCGGTGCGCATGAAATCCATGCTGGATGGGTGA